The following proteins come from a genomic window of Manduca sexta isolate Smith_Timp_Sample1 chromosome 2, JHU_Msex_v1.0, whole genome shotgun sequence:
- the LOC115456343 gene encoding puff-specific protein Bx42, whose product MASLSSLLPAPTQQVWDRDDEIKAKRVGSALVVSQTSVPPYGQRKGWVPRREEDFGDGGAFPEIHVAQYPLGMGMRGKESTSNALAVQLDESGRVKYSAIARQGHSADKIIYSKLTDLLPSEVLAEDDPTLQKPDQDDIQDITEKTKQALEKLTNAKISAAMPVKAAQKAAPAQYIRYTPAQQGGTFNSGAKQRVIRMVEAQSDPLEPPRFQINKKIPRAAPSPPAPVLHSPPRRVSVKQQRDWKVPPCVSHWKNAKGYTIPLDKRLAADGRGLQQVHINENFSKLAEALYIADRKAREAVEARAQLERRLAQREKEKKEEHLRMLAQRARDHRAGIRAPDEEPEPAEIDESGLTVAERDQLRAERHKERQRERNLARAAPDKRSKLAKDRERDISEQIALGMPAKANQGGEAMFDQRLFNNSKGMDSGYGDDEAYNVYDKPWRNQDNVGAHIYRPTRNADKDNYGDLDAIANTRRFVADKEFAGTSSTNTRAGPVQFEKDAPNREEPSRSTQPEADFDPFGLDRFLSEAKRADKSGRKRDHHDRHDTHAKKRRD is encoded by the exons atgGCGTCATTATCTAG CCTACTGCCAGCTCCCACACAGCAAGTATGGGACCGAGATGACGAAATAAAAGCTAAGCGCGTTGGAAGCGCGCTAGTTGTGTCACAGACGAGTGTACCTCCTTACGGACAGAGGAAAGGATGGGTGCCTCGCAGGGAAGAGGACTTTGGAG ATGGAGGAGCATTCCCAGAGATCCATGTGGCTCAGTACCCGCTGGGCATGGGCATGAGAGGCAAGGAAAGCACCTCGAATGCCCTGGCAGTGCAGTTAGATGAGTCTGGGCGTGTTAAATACTCGGCAATAGCAAGGCAGGGTCATAGTGCCGATAAG ATCATATACTCCAAATTGACAGACTTGTTACCGTCAGAAGTTTTGGCGGAAGACGACCCCACACTCCAGAAGCCAGACCAAGATGACATTCAGGATATCACAGAGAAGACTAAACAAGCTCTGGAGAAGTTAACTAATGCTAAGATATCTGCAGCGATGCCTGTGAAGGCAGCGCAGAAAGCA GCACCAGCGCAATACATCCGATACACGCCCGCGCAGCAGGGAGGCACGTTCAACTCCGGCGCAAAGCAAAGGGTCATTAG GATGGTGGAGGCGCAGTCGGACCCGCTGGAGCCGCCGCGGTTCCAGATCAACAAGAAGATCCCGCGCGCGGCGCCGTCGCCGCCCGCGCCGGTGCTGCactcgccgccgcgccgcgtgtCCGTCAAGCAGCAGCGCGACTGGAAGGTGCCGCCCTGTGTCTCACACTGGAAGAACGCTAAGG GTTACACAATCCCCTTGGACAAGCGTCTAGCAGCGGATGGAAGAGGTCTTCAACAAGTACACATCAACGAGAACTTCTCCAAGCTAGCCGAGGCGTTGTACATAGCTGACAGGAAAGCTAGGGAGGCTGTGGAGGCGCGTGCGCAGCTCGAACGTCGTTTAGCGCAGAGGGAAAAGGAGAAGAAAGAAGAACATTTGAGAATGTTAGCGCAGAGGGCCAGAGATCATAGAGCTG GCATCAGAGCGCCAGACGAGGAACCGGAGCCGGCTGAGATCGACGAAAGTGGTCTCACTGTCGCAGAGAGAGACCAGCTCAGAGCGGAGAGACACAAGGAAAGGCAGCGGGAGAGGAATTTGGCCAGGGCGGCGCCTGATAAGAG ATCGAAGCTGGCCAAAGACCGCGAGCGTGACATATCGGAACAGATCGCGCTCGGTATGCCGGCCAAGGCGAACCAGGGAGGCGAGGCGATGTTCGACCAGCGGCTCTTCAATAACAGCAAAGGGATGGACAGCG GTTATGGTGACGACGAGGCGTACAACGTGTACGACAAGCCGTGGCGGAACCAGGACAACGTCGGCGCTCACATATACCGGCCGACCAGGAACGCGGACAAGGACAACTACGGAGACTTGGATGCCATCGCTAACACTAGAAG ATTCGTGGCGGACAAAGAGTTTGCCGGCACAAGCAGTACGAACACTCGCGCCGGGCCGGTGCAGTTCGAGAAGGATGCGCCGAACAGAGAAGAGCCG TCGCGCAGCACACAACCGGAGGCGGACTTCGATCCGTTCGGGCTGGATCGGTTCTTGAGCGAGGCGAAGCGCGCCGACAAATCGGGTCGCAAGCGCGACCACCACGACCGACACGACACGCACGCCAAGAAACGACGCGATTAA
- the LOC115456344 gene encoding protein lines — MVLRGHLCEPRVDEGMASDQPVKKKQRIDAPDIDEGSDRSADDALTDIFDAETPPAETSEEFAARNGESPDSGTVSEDAVDCSSLLRLPIDTGVDIIPSCSTNTTHWNSEDDKLLAELRILQDALVGQCLCRFDDNMVTQLFDRQLNIATWPLTCSLTYLSTMQLMFDVYLKQNGTGTICSRVMHACDIFVRNRHDWITEVVELADHKSKFITFVASRVLASFLIVSKDTVDENWLQQIAENIYLFDRINRITVQKINFSLDIIKRIVEWKDVEQHPLEDSNYINTPASSHVQEDNPFRSSVGYSSSSEGPSSSHSNVQTPLTNSQSQMVPSTSSEPTDNKPMTFRLHEPVLKFPGDERCEMEQSPEPPLSRIERVNEHGCVTVILTDSESFDTSHIKCLTIKTLEHHWPILVKNMKLLLLRYLNLANAENCILTFFSLWENIISVKANLSIIDTKPFYADLQSFVDLLRNTMLPSLIYTHLLSLFNEVLCYGSTLALQDILPEEICCLAHSIVRYVKDFRLLSDIRVQNSRSGFGFLGHECRIIRDYSLGPEVAPLSSSIQLVDQSYGEDDNDEPQSRSEVDKTMLQRMSLLVLKSVAVTVKEMRCDSSDSSIDSSDYNAIQDMQIVERSIRDVLKKLDGFIRHSLEFHPETPFTKMLIHLFSEQDDYLIESMVCTLDITVGIVYRNSVYPDLIPMLNPISSFIEFLKVVSHDSDVLLDYLVSNETCFLLYLLRFLKYVRRNWAKFLETCQQSDSGGTRGLDDTMRVLIRLRLQISRLVSRSLFPYNISPVLRLLEVCESLYEGNEFS; from the coding sequence ATGGTTTTACGAGGGCACTTGTGTGAACCTCGCGTAGATGAAGGCATGGCTTCAGATCAGCCCGTGAAGAAGAAGCAGAGGATCGATGCGCCAGACATTGACGAGGGCAGCGACAGATCCGCGGACGACGCTCTTACGGACATCTTTGACGCGGAGACTCCGCCCGCTGAGACGTCCGAGGAATTCGCTGCCAGGAATGGTGAGTCGCCTGACAGCGGTACGGTAAGCGAGGATGCCGTCGACTGCTCAAGCTTGTTGCGACTACCAATTGATACAGGAGTTGATATCATACCCTCATGCTCCACCAACACAACGCATTGGAACTCGGAAGATGATAAACTACTTGCTGAATTACGGATACTCCAAGACGCTCTTGTTGGCCAATGCCTTTGTCGCTTTGATGATAACATGGTCACGCAACTGTTTGATCGACAACTGAACATCGCAACATGGCCTTTGACATGCTCCCTCACTTATCTGTCAACAATGCAACTGATGtttgatgtatatttaaaacaaaatggcaCTGGAACAATATGCTCAAGGGTAATGCATGCATGTGACATATTTGTAAGAAATAGGCATGATTGGATCACAGAAGTTGTTGAATTAGCTGACCATAAGAGTAAATTCATTACATTTGTTGCCAGTAGAGTGCTAGCTAGTTTTTTAATAGTCTCAAAGGACACCGTCGACGAAAATTGGCTTCAACAGATAGCGGAGAACATTTACCTGTTTGATAGGATAAATAGGATTACAGTACAAAAGATTAATTTCAGTTTAGACATAATTAAGAGGATAGTGGAGTGGAAGGATGTGGAGCAGCATCCGTTAGAAGAtagcaattatataaatactccAGCAAGCTCACATGTCCAAGAAGACAATCCATTTCGGAGTAGTGTAGGCTATTCAAGTAGTAGCGAAGGCCCCTCAAGTTCCCACAGTAATGTACAGACCCCATTAACAAATTCACAGTCCCAGATGGTGCCCTCAACATCTTCTGAGCCAACTGATAATAAACCAATGACGTTCCGACTACACGAGCCGGTATTAAAGTTTCCAGGTGATGAGAGATGTGAAATGGAACAGTCGCCTGAGCCACCATTGTCAAGAATTGAGAGAGTGAATGAACATGGATGTGTGACTGTCATCCTGACTGACTCGGAATCATTTGACACGTCACATATAAAATGTCTGACGATAAAGACACTGGAGCACCACTGGCCTATTTTAGTCAAAAACATGAAGCTTCTTCTACTAAGGTACCTGAATTTAGCTAATGCTGAAAATTGTATACTAACATTTTTCTCTTTATGGGAGAACATAATAAGTGTAAAGGCGAATCTCTCAATTATAGACACGAAACCGTTCTATGCAGATTTGCAAAGCTTTGTTGATTTGTTAAGGAATACAATGCTACCAAGTTTAATATACACACATCTGTTAAGTTTGTTCAATGAAGTTCTGTGTTATGGTTCAACATTGGCATTACAGGATATATTACCTGAAGAGATATGTTGTCTGGCGCACTCTATTGTCAGATATGTTAAAGATTTCAGGTTACTAAGTGATATCAGAGTACAAAATAGTAGAAGTGGGTTTGGGTTTTTAGGACATGAATGTCGGATTATCAGGGATTATTCGTTAGGGCCTGAAGTCGCGCCGTTGTCGTCTTCTATCCAGTTAGTAGACCAGAGCTATGGCGAAGACGATAATGACGAACCCCAGTCAAGGTCTGAAGTCGacaaaacaatgttacaaaGAATGTCATTGTTAGTACTAAAATCTGTTGCTGTAACCGTAAAAGAGATGAGATGCGATTCGTCAGATAGCTCAATAGACTCTTCAGATTACAATGCGATACAAGACATGCAAATTGTAGAGAGATCTATTCGAGATGTTCTTAAAAAGCTGGACGGTTTCATAAGACACAGCTTAGAATTCCATCCAGAAACACCCTTCACTAAAATGCTAATTCATCTATTTAGTGAACAAGATGATTATTTGATTGAATCAATGGTGTGTACTCTGGACATTACTGTAGGTATTGTTTACAGGAATTCCGTATACCCTGACTTAATACCAATGTTGAACCCAATATCTTCATTTATAGAATTCCTCAAAGTAGTTTCGCATGACAGCGATGTGTTACTGGACTACTTAGTGAGCAATGAGACGTGTTTTCTCTTATATTTGTTGAGGTTTTTGAAATATGTAAGGAGGAATTGGGCGAAGTTTCTGGAGACATGTCAACAGTCAGACTCTGGAGGGACAAGAGGGCTTGACGACACAATGAGAGTGCTAATACGGTTAAGATTACAGATAAGTCGTTTGGTTTCCAGATCTTTGTTCCCATATAACATAAGCCCTGTGTTAAGATTGCTAGAAGTATGCGAGAGCTTGTATGAAGGAAACGAATTTAGCTGA
- the LOC115456350 gene encoding transcription regulator complex subunit bur6, with translation MPSKKRKYNARFPAGRIKKIMQTDEDVGKVAQAVPIIISRTLELFVESLLSKAMQVTLTRNAKTLSPSHVKQCILAESRFDFLRDLVKNIPDVSAAEEKEMMSAESSPNSSRCSEVTAPPRRIAREDSNSSSSSDVRVQPPPIIAPHLKRALSAETEIPHKTPKMETITSPVVSLDTAIDLSKKSTEEKPIRTANFYQETLPEEIPHKSVITVNPTYASPQPSTSYTNLTPIEPVHRIEIPVPKPFEGRSVTPRTPVTPILNIDFTKNLTKPEIKVLDTTAANIMGMPKNDKLKVQRQISKHKEIKKVELKPLAPPLPVDIDRLNSGNLQIDEDYDT, from the exons ATGCCttcaaaaaagagaaaatacaATGCGAGGTTTCCAGCT gggcgAATCAAGAAGATTATGCAGACAGATGAAGATGTGGGGAAAGTCGCCCAGGCCGTcccaatcataattt CGCGCACCCTGGAGTTGTTCGTGGAGTCCCTACTCAGCAAGGCGATGCAGGTGACGCTGACGAGGAACGCGAAGACCCTCAGCCCGTCCCACGTCAAGCAGTGTATCCTGGCAGAGTCCAGGTTTGACTTCCTGAGGGATTTG GTAAAAAACATCCCAGACGTGTCCGCGGCGGAGGAGAAAGAAATGATGAGCGCTGAGAGTTCGCCAAATTCGTCAAG ATGCTCAGAAGtgaccgcgccgccgcgcaggATAGCGCGCGAAGACTCGAATAGTTCAAGCAGCTCTGACGTCAGAGTACAACCTCCGCCAATCATAGCGCCGCATCTCAAGCGAGCGCTCTCCGCCGAGACCGAAATACCCCACAAAACACCCAAAATGGAGACAATCACCTCACCCGTAGTCTCCCTCGACACAGCTATAGATCTGTCCAAAAAGTCCACGGAAGAGAAGCCGATAAGAACGGCCAACTTCTACCAAGAGACGCTACCCGAGGAGATACCACACAAAAGTGTCATAACCGTCAACCCCACGTACGCCTCCCCACAGCCTTCGACGAGTTACACGAATCTGACACCTATAGAACCCGTACACAGAATAGAAATTCCAGTGCCAAAACCGTTTGAAGGGCGATCCGTGACGCCCAGGACGCCGGTGACTCCGATCCTAAATATAGACTTCACGAAGAATCTGACCAAACCGGAGATCAAAGTTCTGGATACGACAGCGGCGAACATCATGGGCATGCCTAAGAATGACAAGTTAAAAGTTCAGAGGCAAATTTCAAAGCACAAGGAAATAAAGAAGGTCGAGTTGAAGCCGCTTGCGCCGCCGCTTCCGGTCGACATAGATCGTTTGAATTCCGGTAATCTACAAATAGACGAGGACTATGATACCtga